The proteins below come from a single Miscanthus floridulus cultivar M001 chromosome 1, ASM1932011v1, whole genome shotgun sequence genomic window:
- the LOC136525072 gene encoding uncharacterized protein: MDSARSWFTKLQTREKSIGKKKELPPNGKESGDDALSSATKQRVGAAKQYIEKHYKEQMKHLQDRKERRCSLEKKLADADVSEEEVHNILKQFEKKETEYMRLQRHKMSVEDFDLLTMIGKGAFGEVRVCREKTTGNVYAMKKLKKSEMLRRGQVEHVRAERNLLAEVDHHCIVKLYCSFQDSEYLYLIMEYLPGGDMMTLLMRKDTLTEDEARFYVGETVLAIEAIHRHNYIHRDIKPDNLLLDKYGHLRLSDFGLCKPLDYSNFPDLNEKDVTPTKSSSMHGDGKQQSMPKRSQQEQLEHWQNNRRTLAYSTVGTPDYIAPEVLLKKGYGMECDWWSLGAIMYEMLVGYPPFYSDEPMTTCRKIVNWRTHLKFPEEARLTADAKDLISKLLCNVDQRLGTKGAEEIKEHPWFSGLEWDKLYEIEAAYLPQVTDELDTQNFEKFEESSDNVQCSAKTGPWRKMLSSKDLNFVGYTYKNFELVNDHDVPGMAELKKKEKAKRPSVKSLFDSPEGGEGEGEEAQQPEDEAASAEGSVRKPATEPELTRSISSPST; encoded by the exons ATGGATTCAGCGAGGAGCTGGTTTACCAAGCTCCAAACGAGGGAGAAATccattggaaagaagaaagaattgCCTCCCAATGGCAAGGAATCCGGCGATGATGCGCTATCGAGTGCAACCAAGCAGAGGGTTGGGGCGGCCAAGCAGTACATTGAGAAACACTACAAGGAGCAAATGAAGCATCTGCAGGACAGGAAAGAAAG ACGGTGTAGTCTAGAAAAAAAATTAGCAGACGCTGATGTGTCCGAAGAGGAGGTTCATAACATCCTGAAGCAGTTTGAGAAGAAAGAGACGGAGTACATGCGCTTGCAAAGGCATAAAATGAGCGTCGAGGATTTTGACTTGCTAACAATGATAGGCAAGGGAGCATTTGGTGAG GTCAGAGTCTGCAGAGAGAAGACCACAGGAAATGTCTATGCGATGAAGAAGCTTAAAAAGTCTGAAATGCTTCGTCGAGGTCAG GTTGAGCATGTCAGAGCTGAAAGGAATCTTCTTGCCGAAGTGGATCACCACTGCATTGTCAAACTGTATTGCTCATTCCAGGACAGTGAGTACCTGTACCTGATCATGGAGTACCTCCCAGGAGGCGACATGATGACCCTGCTCATGAGGAAAGACACGTTGACTGAAGATGAGGCTAGGTTCTATGTTGGCGAGACAGTTCTTGCGATCGAAGCGATCCACAGGCATAACTACATCCACAG AGATATCAAGCCTGATAACCTGCTACTGGATAAGTATGGTCACTTGAGACTGTCAGATTTTGGATTGTGTAAACCATTAGACTATTCCAACTTCCCAGACCTGAATGAAAAGGACGTTACGCCTACAAAATCATCGTCGATGCATGGGGATGGGAAGCAGCAGTCGATGCCAAAGCGCTCGCAGCAAGAACAATTGGAGCACTGGCAAAATAATAGAAGAACTTTG GCTTACTCAACTGTTGGAACACCAGACTACATCGCTCCAGAAGTTCTTCTGAAGAAAGGCTATGGGATGGAATGTGATTG GTGGTCCCTTGGTGCTATCATGTATGAAATGCTAGTGGGTTATCCTCCATTTTATTCAGATGAGCCTATGACAACCTGTAGAAAG ATAGTAAATTGGAGAACACATTTGAAATTTCCTGAAGAAGCGAGGCTAACAGCAGATGCGAAAGATCTCATAAGTAAACTACTTTGCAATGTCGACCAACGCCTTGGGACAAAAGGCGCAGAAGAAATAAAG GAGCATCCCTGGTTCAGTGGATTAGAATGGGACAAACTATATGAAATAGAAGCCGCGTATCTGCCTCAAGTCACAGATGAGTTGGACACTCAGAACTTTGAGAAATTTGAAGAG TCCTCGGATAACGTTCAGTGTTCAGCAAAGACGGGCCCTTGGAGAAAG ATGCTTTCTTCAAAGGATTTGAATTTTGTGGGCTATACCTACAAGAACTTTGAACTTGTGAACGATCACGATGTCCCCGGCATGG ctgagctgaagaagaaggagaaggcaaAGCGACCAAGCGTCAAATCTCTGTTTG ATTCACCTgaaggaggagagggagagggagaggaggcgcAGCAGCCTGAAGACGAAGCAGCCTCTGCCGAAGGAAGCGTCCGGAAACCAGCAACAGAGCCTGAACTGACCAGAAGCATCAGCTCGCCATCCACATGA